From a single Aspergillus puulaauensis MK2 DNA, chromosome 2, nearly complete sequence genomic region:
- a CDS encoding zinc-binding alcohol dehydrogenase family protein (COG:Q;~EggNog:ENOG410PWUJ;~InterPro:IPR013154,IPR013149,IPR036291,IPR011032, IPR020843;~PFAM:PF00107,PF08240;~go_function: GO:0016491 - oxidoreductase activity [Evidence IEA];~go_process: GO:0055114 - oxidation-reduction process [Evidence IEA]) has protein sequence MSPTNEAAWILEAKGDLKRFTSAYNTPAEGEIVIENRAVAIQPFDANARARAYVDVPYPFILGNGVAGIVHEVGPSVTKVKKGDRVVSDTPAYQLKESKYGGWQKYVVSKEATTAKIPANTTFEDAAAIPFSLLTAVAALHLRLGMKKPGTKGSGKTLIWSASGSVGGYAVQYAASLGYEVVATASPRKFEYVRGLGAIQVLDYKDEEIVSKLKSLGPYEYVMTASGDAKGANSLSEIMQPGGGTFASVRPQSDEMHLAPNVHLAYDFYSMTTQKPENAKFAEWWYNDYLPGALGGNVTPTPWEKRPGGLNRIQEAATDVLEGRSPKKLVLDPQVDG, from the exons ATGTCACCTACGAACGAAGCCGCATGGATTCTAGAAGCCAAAGGTGATCTAAAGCGATTCACTTCGGCCTACAACACCCCGGCAGAGGGTGAAATTGTGATCGAG AACCGGGCTGTTGCGATACAGCCCTTCGATGCCAATGCCCGCGCCCGAGCATACGTCGATGTGCCCTACCCATTTATCCTAGGCAACGGGGTTGCCGGCATTGTCCATGAAGTTGGCCCGTCAGTTACCAAGGTCAAGAAGGGCGACCGCGTCGTGTCTGATACGCCTGCTTACCAGCTCAAAGAATCCAAGTACGGGGGCTGGCAGAAATATGTTGTGAGCAAAGAAGCAACCACCGCCAAGATACCAGCAAACACGACTtttgaggatgctgctgcaatACCCTTTTCACTTTTAACAGCTGTTGCAGCGCTGCACTTACGTCTCGGAATGAAAAAACCTGGAACAAAGGGCAGCGGGAAAACACTAATCTGGAGTGCAAGCGGATCCGTGGGGGGGTACGCCGTTCAATATGCAGCCAGT CTCGGATACGAGGTTGTGGCAACCGCTTCCCCGCGGAAATTCGAGTATGTTCGTGGCCTTGGGGCCATTCAGGTTCTCGACTATAAGGACGAAGAGATCGTgtcgaagctgaagagccTCGGCCCATATGAGTATGTTATGACAGCCTCAGGCGACGCGAAAGGCGCAAATTCTTTGAGTGAGATCATGCAACCTGGAGGTGGGACATTTGCCTCTGTCCGCCCACAGAGTGATGAAATGCATCTAGCCCCGAATGTCCACCTAGCCTACGACTTTTACAGCATGACTACCCAGAAGCCGGAAAATGCGAAGTTTGCAGAGTGGTGGTATAATGACTACCTTCCCGGAGCTCTGGGCGGAAATGTAACTCCCACGCCCTGGGAGAAGCGACCTGGTGGCTTGAACAGAATTCAGGAAGCTGCAACCGACGTCTTGGAAGGGCGGAGCCCTAAAAAGCTAGTTTTGGATCCCCAGGTGGATGGCTAG
- a CDS encoding bZIP transcription factor (COG:K;~EggNog:ENOG410PMSR;~InterPro:IPR004827,IPR013910,IPR023167;~PFAM:PF00170;~go_function: GO:0003700 - DNA-binding transcription factor activity [Evidence IEA];~go_process: GO:0006355 - regulation of transcription, DNA-templated [Evidence IEA]), which translates to MLYPFSPTIQEAGAPFIGNNSSVTMDDNTRSNPVNITQSESGDSLNPSLSLQSQDSHGPSLDISATELEIDNPSGGSRRNVKAKATPSASLMDKRKAQNQAAQRAFRERKECHIRDLNDRFAQLQQNVSTLHEENDEKRQEITTALAENNMLKELESTSAAVQDDFMSVFPYTSFADLVAPGDHDKQPKHRLVTDPRTGERLMGLHTTWEFIQQDPRFQEGVLDLEKICNYLREQVQCDGQGPVFVERCVLDALDASIIGM; encoded by the exons ATGCTTTATCCCTTCTCCCCAACTATTCAAGAGGCTGGTGCTCCATTCATCGGTAACAATTCCAGTGTAACGATG GATGATAATACGCGTTCGAACCCCGTCAATATAACACAGTCCGAGTCTGGAGACTCCCTCAATCCTTCTCTATCTCTGCAAAGCCAGGATAGTCATGGGCCTTCCTTGGACATTTCAGCTACAGAACTCGAAATTGATAACCCCTCAGGTGGGAGCAGAAGGAACGTAAAGGCAAAAGCAACACCCTCAGCTTCACTCATGGACAAGCGGAAGGCGCAAAACCAAGCTGC TCAGCGCGCTTTTCGCGAACGCAAGGAGTGCCACATCAGGGACCTGAACGACCGATTCGCCCAGCTTCAGCAAAACGTATCAACGCTTCATGAAGAAAATGATGAAAAGCGGCAGGAAATCACCACAGCCTTAGCGGAGAACAATATGCTCAAGGAACTGGAGTCGACGTCGGCCGCCGTCCAAGATGATTTTATGTCTGTTTTCCCTTACACAAGTTTCGCAGACTTGGTCGCGCCAGGTGACCATGACAAGCAACCCAAACACCGCCTCGTAACTGATCCTCGTACTGGCGAGCGACTTATGGGATTACATACTACTTGGGAATTTATTCAACAAGATCCACGGTTTCAAGAAGGTGTACTGGACCTCGAAAAAATATGCAACTACTTGCGCGAGCAGGTGCAGTGTGACGGTCAAGGCCCGGTCTTTGTGGAAAGGTGTGTTCTTGATGCACTCGACGCCAGTATAATAGGAATGTGA
- a CDS encoding uncharacterized protein (COG:P;~EggNog:ENOG410PJQZ;~InterPro:IPR006153,IPR038770;~PFAM:PF00999;~TransMembrane:9 (o6-26i33-53o73-93i105-128o236-260i272-302o360-380i392-410o438-460i);~go_component: GO:0016021 - integral component of membrane [Evidence IEA];~go_function: GO:0015299 - solute:proton antiporter activity [Evidence IEA];~go_process: GO:0006812 - cation transport [Evidence IEA];~go_process: GO:0055085 - transmembrane transport [Evidence IEA]) — protein MPSLDVSELNVVISILGAFIILYALVSVKVKTQWYLGEALPAVVVGIVLGPYAAKFLEATDWGAAVQGQQEAITLGMCRVVIGVQLVIVGFQLPAKYQLHRWKEMLLCLIPNMTLMWLCTSGCILLAIPNLNFLTALVIGSCVTCTDPILSQAIAKGPFADRYVARDLREIISSEAGANDGFGFPFLMLATYLLRYTQGDPDQNHSAHAHVARSGDVGHMHGGLGKAMEMWFVETWAYYIILGVVYGATLGYASMHLLRYTLRKKWIDGESYVLFPAALGLFLLGTCGCIGTNDLLACFFAGGVLNWDGGYLAETEARHDEVNSCIDVLLNFGGFMYIGAVIPWDDFHQPNTTGITYPRLILLGILVILFRRIPSTFALYKFMPKVCKNWKEALFMGYFGPIGVGAVFYAEHTSHLFPPVGEGSSMEARLMGALKPTIYWLVLFSIFVHGLSIPLLSIIYKILNVPPEVDPLGPAELRPLSFNQTLPANSLLHSKRRSVLVYNRFSRSKFPSNLGWNLPYFRINNSSRTTDHLPLAEEFQLQSVNDRHRPDTSSGV, from the exons ATGCCCTCCCTGGATGTCAGCGAGCTGAACGTGGTGATCTCAATTCTGG GCGCCTTCATTATTCTCTATGCGTTGGTCTCGGTGAAGGTGAAAACACAGTGGTATCTTGGCGAAGCGT TACCGGCTGTGGTCGTTGGTATCGTTCTGGGGCCATATGCGGCGAAATTCCTCGAGGCCACCGACTGGGGCGCTGCAGTCCAGGGCCAACAGGAAGCGATCACCTTG GGAATGTGTCGCGTGGTGATTGGTGTGCAGTTGGTGATTGTAGGGTTCCAGCTCCCAGCCAAGTACCAGCTTCATCGCTGGAAGGAGATGCTGCTATGTCTAATCCCTAACATGACTCTCATGTGGCTTTGCACCTCTGGCTGCATTCTGCTGGCGATTCCCAATCTCAACTTT CTCACTGCGCTGGTCATAGGCTCCTGCGTCACCTGTACCGACCccatcctctcccaggcCATTGCAAAGGGCCCCTTCGCCGACCGATACGTCGCCCGCGATCTCCGCGAAATAATATCCTCCGAGGCTGGTGCTAACGATGGGTTTGGATTCCCCTTCCTGATGCTAGCGACCTACCTGCTGCGGTATACACAGGGGGACCCTGATCAGAACCACTCGGCTCATGCTCATGTCGCGCGCTCAGGGGATGTAGGGCATATGCACGGCGGGCTTGGaaaggcgatggagatgtgGTTTGTCGAGACGTGGGCCTACTACATCATCCTTGGTGTGGTGTATGGGGCCACCCTGGGCTATGCTAGCATGCATCTGCTGCGGTACACCCTCCGAAA GAAGTGGATAGACGGCGAAAGCTACGTGCTGTTCCCGGCTGCGTTGGGA TTGTTCCTCCTTGGAACCTGTGGCTGCATCGGAACGAACGACCTCCTCGCCTGTTTCTTTGCTGGCGGTGTCCTGAACTGGGACGGGGGCTATCTGGCCGAGACTGAAGCCCGTCATGACGAAGTCAATTCCTGTATCGACGTTCTCCTCAACTTTGGAGGGTTCATGTATATCGGGGCCGTCATTCCGTGGGACGACTTCCACCAGCCAAATACTACAGGAATCACCTATCCCCGGCTAATTCTCCTTGGCATCCTTGTTATCCTCTTCCGGCGCATACCCAGCACGTTTGCTTTGTACAAGTTCATGCCCAAGGTCTGCAAGAACTGGAAGGAGGCCCTGTTCATGGGCTACTTTGGACCGATTG GAGTCGGTGCTGTCTTCTATGCTGAGCATACCTCTCACCTGTTCCCTCCTGTAGGCGAGGGCAGTTCCATGGAGGCCCGTTTAATGGGCGCTCTTAAACCGA CAATATACTGGCTCGTGTTATTCTCTATCTTCGTCCACggcctctccatccccctcctgagtattatatataaaatcctcAATGTCCCGCCTGAGGTTGACCCCCTCGGACCAGCCGAACTCCGCCCTCTATCTTTCAACCAGACCCTCCCCGCGAACAGCTTGTTGCATTCTAAACGCCGCTCAGTCCTCGTCTACAACCGCTTCTCGCGGTCAAAATTTCCCTCTAATCTCGGGTGGAATCTTCCGTACTTCCGAATCAACAACAGCTCGCGCACAACCGATCATCTTCCCCTGGCGGAAgagttccagctccagagcGTCAATGACAGACACAGGCCGGATACAAGTAGCGGGGTCTGA